GCGGGTTGAAGCCGTCGTAGACCTGGGTGGCCTGGCGCAAGGTGATCGCCTGGTCATTGCCCTGTTGCGGGCGACCGTTGGAGGTTTCTGCGATGCCGCGCAATGCCAGTTGCAACGTGCCGATTTCCCGCGCCAGGGCCAGGCGTTCGGCCTGTGACGGTGGCACTTCAAGGGTCACGGTTTCGTAGAACTCGGTGTCGCGGCGTTGCTTCTTGCGCAAGGCCAGGTCAGCCGGGCTTTCGCGCAGGCTGATCTCGCTGCGGGCCACGTTGTTCAGGGCCAGTACACGGACGTTGCGCAGCAGGGTTTGCGAGGCCAGTTTTGGCAGGCCGTCGCTGGCGCCGGTGGTTTTGTTGTTTTCGGTGGCAAGGCTCAGGCTCAGGATCACATCGACCCGATCACCCGCCGACACCAGCCCGGAGCTGCTGGCCACGGCATTGGTCGGCACGGCAATCGCGCGCATCCCGGGTTTAAGCACGGCGGCCACGAAGCCGGGTTCGCCGGGGCGCACCACCAGGTTATTGATCAGCGGCTGGCCCTTGGCGATGGGGTGGCGCACGGTCGCACCGAGCACCACGTCGATGGTGTCCTGGTCGCGCAGGAAGTACTGCAGGGGCGAGTGCTTCTGGTCGACGGTTTGCCATTGCA
The genomic region above belongs to Pseudomonas sp. S35 and contains:
- the cpaB gene encoding Flp pilus assembly protein CpaB, with translation MKTPSILLLAGALVVAGGAALLARALLATPPQPPVVQQVAAPVVEPEPKQAILVTSRDIKPGEFIDTASVQWQTVDQKHSPLQYFLRDQDTIDVVLGATVRHPIAKGQPLINNLVVRPGEPGFVAAVLKPGMRAIAVPTNAVASSSGLVSAGDRVDVILSLSLATENNKTTGASDGLPKLASQTLLRNVRVLALNNVARSEISLRESPADLALRKKQRRDTEFYETVTLEVPPSQAERLALAREIGTLQLALRGIAETSNGRPQQGNDQAITLRQATQVYDGFNPPIQAFRGEKFEMVKVN